ggaaggcgacgcgctcccgaccctaaacgagacggcgcaccggacggcgcgagacatgacccgccgcgccgaacagtgcaacgcctctcgcacgatagcgaacactCCTCGCGCAGAACGAGACAGGCTCACCAGATGCAACGACATAACCAGTATCTAAACGCCAGAAGGATAAACCCACcaccgagtcccaaattgaacaggacgcaggccgtcgcctggagaaagctccagacgaacacctttccctaatccattccgtctgaaacgtatcttcccagataagcatccgGAAGACACGtgaaaattgtgccaggaaggaccagtaacactcaaacacatgttgtgggagtgcaatgtagttataggaaggatggcagttgctccggagaccctgtcgtcgaggtgggcccccgctctgcgcagctcagacctcggaatccagacgtgggcagtccagcaagcccgtgaggcggcgttgaggcagggccttgtcgttcccccgtgggagacctgagcccgggttgcgttaaaccttgccggacgtacaataaACTGgtatccatccatacatccatccatccggcaTATAGAATGTGGCCTAATAATCGGAACTTTTCACTCTATAGCATAAGACATTACTGACAAGGTCGCATTGCCTGTTTTCGCCGAGCGTATTTATTATTTATCTCTTTACTATTGTGAATAATGCTGCTGTCAATTGAGaacatagcaggtgggcatacaGGAATATATAAATGCACTGAAGATCTAAGAAAGGGGCAAGATACAGTCAAATTAAGTCCGGTAAACAAAAACGCGATAAAAAATGCCAAGTGGTTGTTAACGGACAAATGCTTCAACCAACACATATTACATAATTAAACCCAGTACACTTTCTCAGCCACTTCGTTGCCCCTCTCTTGCATTATATGCAATGCTCGAGCCGATGCGTATTCAAGTGTAGACCCAAGAGACTTGCACGCTAATAGTTTCACGTGTGGCAGGGCTTTTTCGTAAGTGTCCTTACGCGAACGCTGCCCGCATGGCCCAGGCGCGTCCGGCAGGAGTGCCTTATCCGCCGGAGGCAACGGCACCCGGCCGGAACTCGGCGTGCAGGCAACGCGGGGCAGTCACTCAGGCCTGCTGGTGCTGCGCCGTTCGTTCCAGGACAGCGTGGCGGCGTACAAGCGCCGCTTCTCCACCCCTTCGACGAGTGGCGGAGACCCCAGCGCCAGCGCGCCGACCTCGCGACCGCGCGTGCCGTTTGGATTCACGCGAGGCAAGTGTGGCGGCCCCAATTTTCCTGCGCTCATTAAGGTTGAACCCGGTACTCTCCAAACTGCGGGCTGCGACCCCAGCAGACGGCGAGGCACGAAAACTTGAAGGGATTGAGCACTGGGTCGCGAAGTGGCCCACGGCTCAACTTATCGCGAGCTATACGGATTGCGGATCGGGGATCGCGACCCTTGTATCTGTCCCTATGCTCGGACTTGGCTATAGTATGCGCTGCAATTCGATACAAGACCTGTGCCCAAACTTCGCCCTAGTTTTCTCGAATTGTGCTCGATGGCGAAGCTCTCTTTAATCCTCAGAAAGACGTATACCGGGTGCTTGAACgaacgttaaaaaaaataaaaataaaaaaatgcatgtgACAGATAGCACGTGGTAGATAGATGGTCCACTCGATGGGACGGACATTGCttacacaaaaaattgaaatgcgtaatcCACCAATTACCAAAAACTTAAAAAAATTTATTCATTActtattgaaatttacaaattctagccggggaattcgcaaggtggatccacttgaaacgaatccTCCGGATGACTCCAGTTTCGAGTGCAAGTAATGTCAATGTTTTGTGGAAGTAATGCTATCGTCTTCGAGTAGACGAGCtgatggactagaattgtgctatttgccacaggcagcttttaaatatttctgaaagtgttcgctgaaacacctggaTATTGCTGATATATAGACTGTCAAGAAAAATGTGAGCTTTATTTCGCTGCATCGTACAGTTCGTTAGAAGTATCGAGGAGAGAGATTAGAGAAATgagttaagagaaagctttagctcgggcccaactccgacgcggccaattcaaatgcatgtaacaagcaaaaacgtttttctgagctaacccctggaccgattttcatgaaatttgttgcatttgagagagaaaatcaaattatagtgactgttggaagcggaatttccatTTAGGGCCTAAATATTGTTAcaaaattttcagaaattcggaagtttgaaaagaataggagcacgaagtttacaaattaatagctatgCACCAAAAACaggtatcgcggttttgtaaacggtatccattagatcattgaaagcgaaAAAATTTGATTTGTCATTTTATGTTTTACATAAGTACGTTACGCCGTGAacaagggctctgcaaaagctgtatttccatactaCTCAATGTTTTttacattcatgtgtaacatatcaattttgtccgatttagctgtactattagatgcaatttacagaatcgTGGTATCATTTTCCATTGCTAAGTTAcagggttgtaaacttgatagttttgctTTCTTAAAATTTCCGATTTTTGCTAACTTTtagtaaaaaattgacgacctaactcgaaaattcaaaaccaacagtcactatattttaagttttcctcttaaatgcaacacacctcgtcaaatttggttcagtggttggcgagaaaaacgaattctccttttacatgtatttgcattggagcacccgagctaaagcttcctcttaaattatATCCTTGATGCATGTCAGGGCAGCAGAATTGTAGAGGTTGCAGAGTAATAGAGTTTGGGAAGCACTGTCCTTATTAATTACATGGAGGGTTTTTTCACGCGTCAGCCTGACGTGATTACTGTCAGCCTCGACGTACAGCTGATGAGCAGGCTCCTCTATTAGCAGATTTTTCAATGCTGTCTTCATAAACAAAAATTGTATACGGCTGAAAAAGCTGACTCACACTCTGAGCACTGTCGAACAACCTATGACGGCACCTGGCGACGTGACGTCGGCTTCACTCGTAAAATAAAGCACTGCTTATGTTTCATCCTTAAGTACATTTAATACCTACGCAAGTTCAAAGGCTGCGACAAGCTCTCTATTGATCCATGTGTGCTTTCAgcaaagcaataaaaaagaaagaaaatgtaatcACATGACTAAGTACTTCATTCTTTCTCGCTCGTTGCTTATCGTTTGTAACATACGCTAATGACATGGTCAGAAGTGTAGAGGCATAGCTTTCTCAATATTTTCCATTGCCTTGCTGGATCATTAACATGTCTAACGCGGGAAAGTGTGAGAAATAAACTCAGCTCGACAACTAATAGCACCTTATTGATAGGCTGTTATAAACCTTTTTCACTGCAGTGTTCTTCATTGCTAGAAGCGTACATGAAATAAAATACGTTACGCTTTAATTTTGCGCGTGAATCTTTGAGGGGTGGCTTTGAAATAGAGCTACAGGGCTCGGGCAATCTTACTGTTATCTTTCCTTTGATATTGAATAGAACTGGATAACGAGCGTTAACACAAAGCTCGTTTGGGATATATACAGCAGAACTTGCGGAGCTAAGTGAACGGATGGTAGGGATATATTATAAATGTTACGCAGGCCTAGGTTCGCACCCGTATTTTTGTGCAAGGCGTTACAAATTTCCCTCCCCAATGacgtattcactcaatgaaggtAATTGTGGTAATTAGCGGGAGATGGAGATAAAGGGCAGATAAAAAAACCATACCTCGCACTCCCGTGTGTGCCAGTGCGTTACGTCAGATGCAAGTGGGGCCATGGATAgcaaattacatttttttttgcttgttggATGAAATAGGCGCTTATCGATGCAGATTCTTTTCTTACAGGCACACTAACGCCTCCTACGGGCCTCGGATCTTCTTGGTAACGGTGACATTTTGGTGTGACcagggtccgtattcacaaaagtgCTATTACACTACAACTGTTCGTAAGAGCGTCATTCGGCCCCAGAGGCCGTATTCGCAAAGCTTTCTTTCGCAAGTGCTATTTGCCATTGCCTGGCAGCCTTCGCTGATTTGTCCGTGATCAGGATTGACTGAAATTTGCCTCTTTGGAACAATTCTAGTGTTATAGCTTTTCGTCAGTACGGGCCTACACAGTTTTGCTACAATCACTTGAaacggggaaaaagaaagaagactcaATTAACCTTGTGTACACGGCACACATAACTTCAGTTTACCCTGGCAGAAAACTCAAGGCCGCACTTTGGTGCAAACAGGGACGCCATTGACGCAGCATGGGGCACGACTGATGCGTGATATTGTGTGTGCCAGAGAAGTGCAGCCTACTGCGACCCCAAGCCAACTCAACTTCAGGCCCTGTCGTTGAGCTGCACTTGCGGCGAACAGTTCGTTCTAGTGTTGCAGAAAGCTTAGAAGACCTATAAGTATCCCCACTCTCAAAACAGGGTATATAGTGCCCGCTGCTGGAATGCCGCCATTCGATACAAGGCCAACTCCGGGCGCTGCCACATCGGGCTACACTGTCTGGCACATGCGATTTCGCTATGCCTGCCGCCCTCTCGATAATTTGTGCCGATCTATAGTAAAAAGCTAAGAAGCGTCGCATGAACCACCCATGCTGCTTACAGAATCACGAGTTGCGCTGGAAGAAGTGTAACACAACGAAATCAGAGCAGCGACGTCACGGCGCTTGCACCGCTCTATATAACGTAGTACGAGCCATTCGCAGTTGCACGTAAAGGGGAAAGAAAATATATACGGAAGGCATAAGAGAAAACTATATTGAACCCGTTCACGTTCAGCCATGCTCGTTTTCTCGGCAGAGCAGGCGAAAACAGCCGCCGGCGCCGCGCGCGAGTGTAGCCACCCGGCAGGCAGCAGCTGAAGGGAAGCAGAGCACGACAGGCGCCGAAGCGGAAGTTGCAATCACTTCGGGGCGCTGCGTTCACATTCGGCCGATTCGCGAGCAACTTAGCAGCGACTCCGCGATGCGCGCGCACCTCCCCTATACGCGTAAGGACCAACGCTGACGACGGTCACCATTCGATTGGCCGTAGCGACTTTAATTAAGTAGACGCTCGATTGCAGCCGCTTGGGCTAATCCGGCGGCGCACCGGGCTGCGGCGAGTGCATGCGACAGGCGTCTCATTACAGATCCGGTCTGCAACATGAGCGCCTTCCTGAAGCAGGCTCGAGTGTGTTGGAAGGAGGCCGCCGTCTACTCGGACAAGCCCGAAGGTATTTGCGCGTAAGTGCCTTTGCCGCATGGCTGCTCGGAAAGCGACAGTTGGGCGAATAGGGATAAAAGGAAAGGAGGCTCTGTGTGTGGGAGGCTGACTACGAGGGAGAGTCGGGCGGATGGAAGTGGCTCTCATACAAAATAAGAACGGAACAAGTGCCGTGCTCAATAAAAGACGCCCGCTTGCAGTTAACAAGCTTAGCTCCGTTCTCGAAGGAAGCACGATGAGGGCCAGACAAACGCTGTGCGAACACGGAGCCCCCATGGAGAAGAAAATCGAGTGATTTGATTAGCCCCCGTTTCTCGGAGCATTTGGCGTGAATTACTTGTTCGCGTAGAGGGGAGGACGCCACTCGCGTACTTAATATTGCAGTTCTCAGAACACGAAGAtcgcaagaaagaaaagacaggtGGTATTTCTTAAGATGAGATCCAGCGGACTGGAAGTTCGATTATATACGCAGTTTCCAAGCATTGAAACCATAAAAGAATGCGCGATAATATAATGTATTATGCTTAGTTTCTATTCTTCTTTACGAATTTGTTTCCTGCCACTATGCGGAATAAGAATCGATGCCCTCTCTATATCTTTTTAATTGCGCATCTGGCATAAAACTACACGTGCTTTCTAACAGGCGGCTTCTTTACTCGATGGGCAGCTCTGCAGAGAAGACACCATAATGACCCTAAAGTCTGCTATAGAGTATTcaatcatttttttcttattcttatgTTCACGTTTTGTATAAATATGCGAAATATAGCAACCTAAAGGTGAACATGGGTGACAATAACTACTTGGACATTTGTGCAATTGGGCAAGTAACTTGTTACATATGTTAAATAATGTCTGGCGCTAGGTTGCTAAACTATACTTAGTTGCATTAATTTCATAAATTTGGGACAGCGAAATGTTTACCGTGATTGATGTACAAACTGGCGGCCTCTAGACAAAGAGCAAGTTATCAAGTTGCCTACGTAATTGACAGATTTGTGCGCAATAACTTCTGGATTACTGAGCTTGGAGGGCTATTGCATTTGAACAGTTGGAAAGGCTGCCGTCGAAATTATCTAGCCGGACGACGAAATTCCGAAGGAACGGGTTCTCGTGGGAGCTACCAAAACAATTACTTCGCCGGCGTAGGTTCGTTGAAAATGGAACCTTTGTCATGTTGCCACCATCGTGGCTGCTGGCACAGTCCGAATCACATGCATGCTGTAAGTTAACGTCCGCAGATCTGGTCGTAGAGGCCTATTTGATTGTGGTTATCTCGAAGCCGGCAAGTATAAATGTGACAGTTCTAGCGGAAGTGCGATTattaaaaagaagagaaaaatataataagaaagaaaaacatggaaagaaggaaataaagaatgAATGAGAGAAAAGCAGCAATGGCGACATACGTAAATTAAGGAAAGCacgtgcagaaaaaagaaaggaaattcggaTCACAGTTAGGCAACATTGCGCTGGTATTGTACAGTATAGACCTCTGTTAAATTGAACAGCGATTTTTCGGGAACTATTACAGATCAGTTTTGACACGAGGACCTCGATAGTTGC
This Dermacentor albipictus isolate Rhodes 1998 colony chromosome 1, USDA_Dalb.pri_finalv2, whole genome shotgun sequence DNA region includes the following protein-coding sequences:
- the LOC139056241 gene encoding uncharacterized protein, which codes for MARYRCALIWLGLTVGEVWSNASTLPDGASGRSALSAGGNGTRPELGVQATRGSHSGLLVLRRSFQDSVAAYKRRFSTPSTSGGDPSASAPTSRPRVPFGFTRDPVCNMSAFLKQARVCWKEAAVYSDKPEGICAHKVDAMFRRCLVRVTKLSSCEDDERAKQRIRGEVDSQRAHCVGASPHRAAAVCLVAPRAAHWLLAGATLLALCGLSAN